A region of the candidate division WOR-3 bacterium genome:
ATCAAATTTATCTGAACTCTCTATCCTTTCAATTTCTTTAACCCTCGCTTTAAAGGAGCTGATATCGGAGGTAAAGGGTTCGAAAAAATCCGATTATATAGTTGGGATCCCTAACGATGTTGTTTTGAAGATCAAGAGGGCCGCATCTTCAAATTTACCCATTCTTATCCTGGGAGAAACAGGTGTGGGAAAAGAGGTTGTTGCGGAAGTTATCCATAAATGGTCTGGTCGCAAAGGGCCTTTTGTAGTGGTGAATTGTAGTGCGATACCCCACGGCCTCTTTGAAAATGAACTTTTCGGTCACGAACCCAATTCCTTTACGGGTTCCTCCAGAACGGGACTTCAGGGCAAAATTGAACTTGCCGATGGTGGAACTCTTTTTCTTGACGAAATTGGAGAAATTTCACTTTATTCTCAAGCCAAGCTATTACGGGTCATAGAAAGGGGTGAATTCTGGAAGCTGGGTGCTGTGAGACCGACAAAGGTCGACGTTAAATTCATTGCTGCAACCAATAGACCCTTAAGGGAGTTTGTGAATAAAGGAAGGTTTAGAAAGGACCTTTACTACAGGCTTAAAGGGATGGAAATCGTAATCCCACCTTTGAGGGAGAGGAAGGAATTGATTGAAGAGTTGGTGAATGCTTTTCTCAAAGATTTTTCAGGGGGTAGGGTTTATTTTACTGGTGAGGCTATGCGAATTTTAAAAGAACACAACTGGCCTGGTAATGTAAGAGAGCTTAAGTATTTTGTTCAGTACATTGTGGATGAGGTGAAAGAAGGCCCCGTCCCCCTTAATAAAATCAAGTCAGCGCTGAGTCTGGAAAAACCTGTTTGTCCTTACTTGGAGGCAAAGAGGAATTTCGACAGGAATTACATTTTAAGCGCCCTTGAATTTAATGAATGGAATATTACAAAAACGGCACAGCAACTTGGAATGTCGAGACGCTGGCTTCAATTGAAATTAAAGGAACTTAGCCTTAGAGACCCCAATGAATTTACTACAACATAGGTGTCAAAAATCTGAACACTGAACTTTCCTCTATTTAAGCCAATTTTTGCTTATTGCCTTTTTAAACTGTTAAGTTTTTTGACACCTGTCTTTGTCCTTTCTCTTTAAGATCCTCGATTTTACATAGTTTTTCGAAGGTCGGGGTTTTGGCACAAAATTCGCAGTATAAGTTGCAAAAGGGGGGAAACATGGTAAGAAAGCTAACCTTGGTACTCGGGATCCTCATAGCAACGGGCCTTATGGCCCAAACAACCATATTTTCTGATAACATGACAAACTTCCCCACAGGATGGACCACCTACTCAAACTCATCGTACCACAAGTGGACAAAGGTTTCATCCAGGTACAATTCTGCATCATATTCTGCCAAGTGCACTCCTTATGTAACTTACGGCAATAATGTTACAGATTATTTCTACAGAAGCGTTAGTCTTTCTTCTTATTCTTCAGCCACTCTTACTTTTTACTACTGGATGGATACGGAATCGGGTTATGACTTCCTCTATGTTGATTATTACAACGGTTCATCCTGGGTCACTGCCTGGTCAAAGAGCGGCAGTTACAGATACTGGCAGCAGGCGAGTGTTTCCATACCGACCAGTGCAACCCAGATTCGGTTCAGATTTTACTCTGATGGGAGTGTAACAGATACAGGTGTTTATGTTGATGATATAGTTTTGACTGCATCTGGAAGCAATGATGGTGGAACCACTCCAACAACTAAGGAATGGACCATAATGGTCTACATGAATGGTGATAACGACCTCGAAACTTATGCTATTAAAGACTTTAACGAATTGGAATACGGAGGCGGTTCAAACTCCTACAGAAATGTAGTGGTACAGATTGACAGAATCTCAGGCTATGACACATCCAATGGTAACTGGACAACATGCAGAAGGTATTATGTAACCAACGATGCATATAACTCTTCCACCATCGTTTCTACGTTAATTCAGGACATTGGTGAAGTTGATATGGGTAACCCCAATACCCTTGTCTCCTTCGCTCAGTGGGCAATTCAGAATTACCCCGCCAACAAGTACTTCCTCGTTCTTTGGGACCATGGTGATGGCTGGTATAAGAGCGGTGAAGATTCTCCTCTCTTCAAGGGTGTGAGTGTCGATATGTCCTCCTCCAATTCCGAGATTAATGTTTACAACGGCGAACTTGCCAATGCCCTTTCATCTATTAAGAGCTACCTTGGTAGGAACCTTGACATTATTGGTTTCGATGCATGCCTTATGGGTATGATTGAAGTGATGGACGTTTGTAGGAACTATGCTAACTACTTTGTTGGTTCAGAAGAAACTGAGGCAGCAGACGGTTGGTACTATACCGGCTTTCTTAACACAATGAACAGCAATCCGACCATTTCACCTGCTGACCTGGCAAAGGCAGTAGTGAATGCAGCTACAGGCCTTTCCACCCTTGCCTCTATTGATTTGACAAAGGTAGGGACTGTTGTCTCCTATCTCAACACCTTTGCCCAGGAGCTTATAAATGCCAGGAATCAGGGCTATGGAAGTGCAATTTCCACTGCAAGGAGCAACTCTAAGTCTTTCTACATTTCTGATCACATCGACCTTTATATGTTTGCCAACAACATTTACAATAATACTTCACTGCCCTCTACTTTAAGAACAGCGGCCAGTAACGTTATGAGTGCCATTACCAGTGCTCTCTTGAATTACAAGAATGCCTCCTCCTATTCATCTTGCAGAGGCTTCGCAATTTACTATCCTGCCTCTACATCCAGCTACAATACCAATTACAACTACCTGCCCATCGCATCCTCTACCAAGTGGGATGACTTCATTAAGGGTGCCACTTCCGTTTCACCCGAACCTAACAATGATAACGTAGCTGCTGAAGGCAGAATGGGTGCTGTAACCTACTTTGAGGTGGTTTCCAACGTTTCTTCTGGTCCAGTGTACTTCAGATATGCTATCTCTAAGCCCACCAGAGTCTCTCTCAAGGTTTACAACTCCCTTGGCCAGCTCGTGAAGGTTGTAACCTCTGAATATCAAGAGCCCGGTGAATACAATGTGAAGATTGATTCCGGCCTTGAAAGAGGCGGAATCTACTATTACCAGTTCTCCACTGACAGCGAGACAAGATCTGGTAAGTTTATCGTTACAAGGTAATGGCTAAAAGAAATATTAATTCGAGGGCCCCCTTTCGGGGGCCCTTTTTTTGAAATCTAAAGGAGGTTTCCATGAGGTTTGTAAAAATATTTCTACCCTTA
Encoded here:
- a CDS encoding clostripain-related cysteine peptidase: MVRKLTLVLGILIATGLMAQTTIFSDNMTNFPTGWTTYSNSSYHKWTKVSSRYNSASYSAKCTPYVTYGNNVTDYFYRSVSLSSYSSATLTFYYWMDTESGYDFLYVDYYNGSSWVTAWSKSGSYRYWQQASVSIPTSATQIRFRFYSDGSVTDTGVYVDDIVLTASGSNDGGTTPTTKEWTIMVYMNGDNDLETYAIKDFNELEYGGGSNSYRNVVVQIDRISGYDTSNGNWTTCRRYYVTNDAYNSSTIVSTLIQDIGEVDMGNPNTLVSFAQWAIQNYPANKYFLVLWDHGDGWYKSGEDSPLFKGVSVDMSSSNSEINVYNGELANALSSIKSYLGRNLDIIGFDACLMGMIEVMDVCRNYANYFVGSEETEAADGWYYTGFLNTMNSNPTISPADLAKAVVNAATGLSTLASIDLTKVGTVVSYLNTFAQELINARNQGYGSAISTARSNSKSFYISDHIDLYMFANNIYNNTSLPSTLRTAASNVMSAITSALLNYKNASSYSSCRGFAIYYPASTSSYNTNYNYLPIASSTKWDDFIKGATSVSPEPNNDNVAAEGRMGAVTYFEVVSNVSSGPVYFRYAISKPTRVSLKVYNSLGQLVKVVTSEYQEPGEYNVKIDSGLERGGIYYYQFSTDSETRSGKFIVTR
- a CDS encoding sigma-54 dependent transcriptional regulator, translated to MKDVVSCHSLFVLNKFLEHVLPSIPADFASACDLGSVLKEKLETLLPSSEGGTIIRAISLCDENKRDNFNYIASEDGVIVIYVPVSNSTKFLRITVDCDPSNLSELSILSISLTLALKELISEVKGSKKSDYIVGIPNDVVLKIKRAASSNLPILILGETGVGKEVVAEVIHKWSGRKGPFVVVNCSAIPHGLFENELFGHEPNSFTGSSRTGLQGKIELADGGTLFLDEIGEISLYSQAKLLRVIERGEFWKLGAVRPTKVDVKFIAATNRPLREFVNKGRFRKDLYYRLKGMEIVIPPLRERKELIEELVNAFLKDFSGGRVYFTGEAMRILKEHNWPGNVRELKYFVQYIVDEVKEGPVPLNKIKSALSLEKPVCPYLEAKRNFDRNYILSALEFNEWNITKTAQQLGMSRRWLQLKLKELSLRDPNEFTTT